The nucleotide window GTCGGTGAAGGAATTTGTGCTGCGGAAGCCGAGTCGTGTCAGTTCCTCGAAGCGGCTGGAGATGGCCTCTGGTGTTACGTCGGTTGTCGCTTGGGCCACTACTAGGCGCTTGTCCTGATCAGTGCTGGCCTGAACGTTCAGGCCGTTGCCGGGCAACGGATCGGCGGTAGCTTGCTTCTCGGTCTGGCGCCAAGGGGCAATCCGCGGCAGCGGCACCTTCAGTTCGGAGCGAATGGGCAGGCCGGCCTTGCGGGCCTTGGTGATGATGGGTTCCAAGACAGAGGAATAGGCCTCGAAGTCGGCCTGTTTCTGCATCAGGGTCTGAACATGGCTCTGCAGCGCCTGCTGATCCAGCATCTGACGGCTGGCGATGCGGTCGATCTGGCTTCGAAGCTGGGCGATGCGATCTTCATATTCGCTTTGCATCTGCGCCTGTTCCGAGCGCGAGAAGGTGATGATTTCGTCTCGGAATACAAGATAGGCCGTGGCCGACAGATAGAGCACGCTGAAAACAACGCCGAGAAGGGCGAGGCTCGACATGATCCACGGACGAACGACAAAGTCCTGCACGACATCGCCATGGGCGATGATAATGCGATGTGGTTCCTTGCGGCGCCCGAACTCTCTACTTGTTGCTCCAGACAGCATTCAACATCCAGCCAATACACAGAACTCTCAACTGGAATCCATTACACAGTGAATATGGTTAATATTTCGTTTAAATGTCTGTTTTTGAGGGCAGGGCGGAAGGCCAAAAGTCTTGGTATTCTGCTGATTTAGGTAAAATCAACGTGGTTAACGGGCGAGCGCGAGCGCCGAGCGGATGCTGCTACAGCGTCCTTGTCGTGATGGGCGATTGCAGGTCTTTTCTCAGGCGCCCAGGCTTTTGACGGCTTCGAGAACTTCGGCCGCATGATTCTTGACCTTCACCTTTCGCCAGCTATTGGCGATCTTGCCGGTGCTGTCGATCAGAAAGGTGCTGCGTTCCACGCCCATATAGGTCTTGCCATACATCTTTTTTTCAACCCACACGCCATAGGCTTCGCAGACGGTCGTGTCCGGATCGGAGGCCAGTCGGATGGAGAGTTCGTGCTTTGCGATGAAATTGTCATGCTTCTGCACGCTGTCTGGCGAGACCCCGATGATCAGGGCACCGAGCTTTGAGAATTCGGCGGACAGGGCGCTGAAGTCTACAGCTTCTATGGTGCAGCCGGGGGTGTTGTCCTTTTTGACGTATTTAGGAATCGTCCACTAAACGCAAGTAAGGCTTTGCTGTTTTTGACCCCTCATTATCAGGATCATTTCCACCATAGGTAGCATATATTGATAGCATTTCATCCAATGTGTCTTCGAATAAATTTTGGTCTTGGTCATTGGGTATTGAATCATGGACATTGATAATTCTTTCCAGGATTCCTAGGAGTCTGGGTGCAGTTTTTTCGCTATGGTTTATCATG belongs to uncultured Cohaesibacter sp. and includes:
- a CDS encoding peroxiredoxin, with the protein product MPKYVKKDNTPGCTIEAVDFSALSAEFSKLGALIIGVSPDSVQKHDNFIAKHELSIRLASDPDTTVCEAYGVWVEKKMYGKTYMGVERSTFLIDSTGKIANSWRKVKVKNHAAEVLEAVKSLGA